The sequence CTTTAATGTGCTCTGCAAGAAACTAGCCTTCTGCACCGCCTCTAAGCTCTTCTATCAATCGAAAAATTTTGCCCACTGTGACAGACAATCAAGTCTTCTCAATTGGCTGACCTACAAATGTGCCTTCAGATGGTGGATTGATGACAGAAAAAGCCACCAACAAGCAAAGGTATCGTTAAGTGAAGCTACATAAGAAGCAGTCACGTGGCAACCTTTGGTCAAGCCTATTTGTTCAAGAATCTAGCATAAAGAGGTTATTGACAAAACAGCAAAGAGCAAAGGGGAGAAAGGTGATCATTTAAAACATTGCCTTTTCCAGATTTGTGCCTACTTCAGCTTTAAGCTTCCAAATCGCACTAGCAAAACAAATAACATGACTTCAGGAAGGCAGATTAGGAAGTTAATAGTTTATTAAAATCCTATATGGTTCAATCTAAATgagtataaaaaacaaacaaacaaaaaacagttgaaATCAATGCTGAACTCCTAAGCAAGTGTGAGTGTACAATGTATGGTCCAGTGTACTCTACTCATTTCAAGTTTATTACAAAAACAGCAATCTTCAACCCTGAAAGCAACTCAGTATAATGAGTATTTCTCAGAATAAAACTATGAacgtgttgcttttttttttttgccttgctACCTGTCCTTTGATAAACCTCTGAGGATAAAGAAGGAAACTCAATGTTCCAATTTTCCAGCGTGGCCCAGCCACCATGAGGTCCGTTGTCAAATCAAGATAATAAATACAGGCATCCAAATTGGCTTCAACAGCAAGAATCTTTGAAGTAAATTTTCctcatgcatacacacaaacatacgtCTGTCTGAGATTATGAGCTTTCTAAACCCTCTTCCCTACTCTTAAACAGTTTCTCTTTACAGTGCAACAGTATGGCAGCAAATGGATAGCAGtgctttcattaaaaacaaaaaacaaaacaaaaaagggaatggaaaaataaaaatatatacaacaTCAAGGTAAAGCAGTAGTTTCATCTTTTGGTCCTGTGTCCTTTATGGACAGAACTGCTTTTTGAAAATTCTTCCTTATATGAACAACAGTAGTTTCCACAAGACTGAAGAGCTGTTGGAGGAAAAGGTGGAACAAATGTTAGGATTCGAGTTGCTTCTGATTGGAGGTGtacttttgtgtctgtgtgcatttgtcagtcccaattttaaaatcttagttGGTTTGGTCAAATTTACAGTCATCTGTGTTTTTCCCAGAAAGTATTTGATATCTTTGGGTTCGATCTGTCTTAGCACCTATGGCAACACTGTGTGGGAGTGGTTACACCCCCCccaccttaaaaaacaaaacccaaaaaagcAACCCTGCAGATGTAGCTTTCTTGATGTCTTAGGACAGTAGAGAGCTATAATTTTGCTAAAGGctaattttataaaaaaaaaaaaaaaaaaaaaaaagtataattcAGTAAagtcaagagaaaaaaaaaaaaagtatgtcatttttatataataaagattttatttatttatttttttttaaattgacttTGGCACGATTACACTGTCATTACTCTGACAGCTGAGTCACGCTCACAAAGACAGTTTGAGAGGTAATCAGCAAAACAATACCATGCACAGTACAGTGTAAATATGTGCTTCATTGCATTTCTCCCATTTCCTCTCAAAGCCACATAAGGCAAGCCTGCTGTTGTGTGCAGGCTTGATTTGCCATCACTTGTTTTTGACAGTGCATGGGTGGAGCAAACTTTTGAGGTTTACAAGATGGAAACAGTCACGAGAACTTTGACACTATCACTGACTTATGGCTAGAGCCCCAAGTCTAGAATTTCACACATCCTATATGATATTGATATTTCTAATCTATTATTTAAAAGAACTGGAAGACAGAGGAACAAGACAAATACTGCTTTTGCTAgggaagggaaaaaacaaaacaaaaaaaaaaacgaaaattCACTCAAAAACAAACTTGACCTTTTATAAGTTGGCTCtggctgcatgaaaacaagatgAAACTGTGCTTGTGTGGCTTTGGGGTAGTGAAAAAATCTGTGGTTAATGTCAGTTTCACTAAGGGATATCAGGACATCTCTCACCTCGTTACAACTGCGAACCTTCAGAACTTGTGTGCGCGTATCCTCCTTTAGATTTCATCTGGGCCTGAACTAGGTCGACctatagaaatatataaatgttaGCTGGCTGAAAACACATGTTTGAAAAttcagtgaaaacaaacaaaaaaaccaaaacttacTGATGCCAAACCCAGGCCCATGTCCCCTGAGCCTACATGTGTGGTATGAACAAAGTTTGTCGGCTCCCCAATCATGGAGCGATCGATCCTTCGCCGCCGCTTCTGAAAAGTAgcaaaaatctaaatttaaatattaatatcacAAGTAGACTTACCATACTACACACAAAGCAAATATTACTATCACTGGGAACTGAGAAGAGCATGTGTGAATCAGAAACTAAACACTtatcagtttactttttaaatctttgtttgAAGTATAGTGGATCTGCACTGAGACAAAGGTAAAAACTAATCATTTGTGTTATCTTATCTGTTAACAGATAGTTCACTACCAAAGTGATGAAGTTTTACTGAATCTGTTTTGTCAATCCAGGGTTACTAAACCTACAACAGGGAAAAGTTTAGAATTTCTATGATGGACACTGATTAATCACACTCAGGCTGGAAAAACTAAACCTATGTGAATGCCTCACTGTAAAGATTCTCAAACTATTCTGTGGGCAAATAAGACAAATGTGggcaaacagaaaagaaaacaaacctgcCAAAATGTGGAGTGCTATGTTTAGAGGGAAACAAAAGAGTACTGGCAAGCCGACACAAAACACCATCCATAAAAACATGGTGCAGAAAGTACAGTGGGATTTATGGTGGAGCAGAGTGAGCGTGTTAGCTGTCCACTCCGCTCCAGGGCCTGACTGTCTGTGCTACAAACAATCTGTGGACAACTGTGGCTCATGTTGTTTTTGGTCTATGAGCCAAACACGAAGAAGAACGAAgttataaaacacaaaagctgaagtgaaaccgaatattaaaaacaatgaaaactgtcACTGCAGTCACTGTGCTTTCCATACATTATTTTTTGATCTTTGAAGTTTTTAAACAGGATCTCCTATTCCCGTGGAACTCTGCTACTGCTCCCTGCTCTTTTCTGGCCCACTTATCAACCAGTTAACATTTGGCAGTCGCATACGTCATCCGATTCCAGCGAGACGCAGTCAGGATCTAGGAGGACTTCACGGCAGTGTTTCTCGCGTGGGTGAAAACCCGTCTCCCCTCTCTGACTGAAAACTGTATGCAGACGGACACATTTGCGAGGCTATAAATCCCGCTTATCTTGAGCTGCTTTTATAGCTCAGGTCCGCGACACCTCACATTCACAAAGGCAGCAATAAATTCATAACCGCATTACAGAACGATATCTGGGCAGCAGTCATGGCAGATCATTTGACAGCACACAAGTAAATAAACAAGAAGGGTTTTTCTtggtttacttttttaaatgaagaaaactAGGTTTTGTAGTCTGGGTCTAAAACCAATTTAGATACTGTGGCATGACCTAGATAGCTTCAATGTTAAGTCAAGATATCCCAGATATAATAACAAATAGTTTTTCAGTGAGGAATGATCCAAATTCCCTCCCAATCACTGTGCCCGTCTTATGAGCAGCTACAAGAAACTTCTGAttgaagtttttgttttctaaactCAGAAGTTAATTTAAATTTGAAAGCCTTCCATGAGAACAATTACTTGGGGAGTTTAATACAAACAGGAAATGTACAAAGGTCTGCATGTTTTTGTCATTAACTCTGAATTAGTTGAGCAGTAAACCACATATGATGAGTAATCGATACATTACTCACGATCATTCCAAAGGACTCAACAACTTAGACTTGCTGCGGCAGGACAGGGGTTATTATTGTGACATCAAACAGTTCCCTATTATAACCAGACTGTCTGTCTGCCAACAGATAACCTTtagcaaatatatttaaagtgttttttgccAGGATGTGTTTAACTGGATGAATGCTACTTTGTTAATCtatattcaaattaaaaacttttaaaaacaaggcagcttaaattaaataaatcagttCTTCTTGCAAATTTCATACTCACAGGCTGTGGCTGCTCTGCAATGCAGCAACTGAAACAAACCCAGAACTCAGTCATTCTGAGGCCAACGAAGAAGCCGCAGCAGtttcctctctctgctcagaCGTCTCTACGCCCGTCTTCCTGTTCCGTGTTACCAGAACCACAAACACACGCCGGAAACTGATGACAGACACAGGCCAGTGGCTTCTTGGGGGTAAACCGTTGGCACGAAAAGTCTTGTCCCACTTCAGAGCACCACACACCTGCTGACacgttaacaaaaaaaaaaaaaaaaaagaaaaaaaaaaaaaacacatttcaatcaATTGCTGATATATTTTGATGTGTATCAGCAGCTTTCGGCTGCTCATGTTCCCCATAGCTAATAGTTCCCTGGACTTACTTTTACAGGAAGCAACTTTTGattgaaaacaatatttaaaaattcCTTTCTTGGAAGCTTGCCACTTTTTGTATGATACCATCTCGCGTCTGATGAGGTAATCTAtggttatttttaatcataCGTTTAAACTACTGTCAGACACATACTACATATGAGGCATGGTGAAACATTTACGTCAGAAggttaaaaacagaaagttcaccatattcaaatttaacttcTCTTGTAACAAGtcttaagaaaaagaaatggggCCAGAGTGTGGCCTCTATTTCAACAAGCTGTCCAGGGGATCACTGTTACTTTCCCTTTTGTGGTTAATCTCCGGTGGTAAATAACTTACTACCTGAATCCAACCTTGGGCTGTGAGGTTAAACGAACAGCCAGTGTTTCAATTTTCAGAAAGCTGTTATTAGCTCCGACACCTTGATAAGCTTTCCATTTTAATTAACATCTCTGTGGACTTGAAATCGTCTAGAGGCTTATTTCACTAATAGGGCAGCAGCAATGTGGAGCAccatttgggaaaataaataaaaaataaaactgtcttCACTGTACTGTACTTGTTCAAAATATACTTAATTCTATAATGAAGGGAAGAAATTTGATTTTGGAAGCACACTGTGGCCATCAATTTGGTGTTGGAtgacaatttttattttaagatatCAGTATGGTAAATGTTGCTATACTGACAAATAtcttaggaaaaaaaatgtagttaaaAGGGAtaaatgttgtttaaaaaaaaacaacaacttgtgGGATTATCACTAATCTACTAATTTGTTTACAAGGatcaaagaaaatgcagttaaaCATATGATCAACAAAGCTATTATAGTTAATTAAAATTGGGTTCATATTTAAGTttaaattacataaaataatcttaaaatcaTCATCAGTCTTTGTCAAATTTAGTCAAGTGTGTCAACACAACTAGGGTGGGGAGGCTTTGTGTTTTGGATGACTCTCTCTCAATGTGAGCCAACTCCCTTTACAGAGTGTTGTGTTTGTATTGCAACTCCTGTCCAAATATCAGCCACAAAAGACTAAACTAATACTCAAAATAATTAAtaccaaacataaaaacattataaacaatgaaatttcACACTGAAACGAGTAAACAAGTCGAACAAAacgattaaaaaacaaaaaacaaacaaacaaaaaaaaaaacccccacacacaAAACAGGGTGATATAATCAAACAGTGTTACCACATATTTCGAAATGTCATTCGTTTTTTTTGGTCGATGCCTCAGAAAGACACAGTAGAAGGCCTTCTGGCTGTCAAACAATTGGTGACAGGAGGATCAAATGATCTGCCAAAAGCGAAGTGCTCGCTGACGGAGTGTATTTCCCAGTCTGTAACACTGACTCTGCAGCTGACGCTATGCACCGCTGACACTCAGTGCAACTGAATCATATTATCAAGAGTCGTAAAATGAGCGCAGACGTGTTTAATGATGATTTTAACCACATCTGACATCCTTTAAGGATTACCAACTCTGCCGGTGATCTTGGATTACTGGAACTTAATCGGTATTTACAAACAAATGAGCGTTATGTAACTTCGCCCCGCTGCGGCAAAGACGCTTTACATGACCAGTCTGAACACAGCTCGCAGCTGGGTGCAGTTCAACACATGTACTGCTGCTGTGCCGGGGCGTCGGCGTTGATTAGAACTGAACTGCTTTAGTAAATTGGAGTGTTAGCTCTACCACATGCTAATACAGCTAGCTTTCCAGCTAACGTTCACGGGCTCGATAATAGCCGCGggtctgtgtttttttccactgacaGCTAGCTGTCGGAGCTAACGCAGCCCATTTTCGGAAGCTGTGACttcagttattaaattaaaacaaaagctgaaacAATTGCTGGTTTTCGCAATTAGAGCCAACTACTCCTCAAGATTTCTTTGTGAATTGTAATTATTTAGTATGAGAAAACTTACCAGATGGCGACCGGTTTACCGGAGAAAAAACACGTCCGTCCAAACTGATCGCTAAAGGAGGCAAAAAACCAGGAACTGTGATCACTGTTACGTCACACAACTTCCGTTTTAAAGCATTACTGCTTCCGCGTTAACCCACGTTTTTTTCTCACAGGAGACACGTTTATCCGTTGCTAACGTTAAGGATTTATAGTAGTAAATATGAGGCCGCTAACAGAAGAAGAGACCAAAACGATGTTCGAGAAGTTATCTAAATAGTGAGTGAACGGTTCCTGCGCCGTGTTAGCCTGTAAAGGTTCAAATTATACCAACACGTTCAGCAAGCCCGGTAGCTCAcgctgtgaatgtgtgtgtgatccaTGTGTTTTCTCTTGTAACAGCATTGGTGAAAACATAAAACTTCTAGTGGACCGACCAGACGGCGTTTACTGTTTCAGGCTGCACCATGACAGAGTCTACTACATGAGGTAATTTTGGTTAATTAACACGCATGTTGGGTACCTGTCCGTACATGTAAGGATTAAGGCGTTTGGTTTTCTGTCCACAGTGAGAAAATTTTAAAGCTGGCCACCAACTTTTCCCGGGACAAACTCATGTCAGTGGGTACGTGTTTTGGGAAGTTTACAAAGACCAAGAAGTTCCGCCTGCACATCACAGCCCTGGATTTCCTTGCTCCATATGCAAAGGTGACTATAAACAACACACAGCCAAGTCATTCCCTCCCATCAATATACCAAGCGGAGCTTAAATAAGATGTAGGAAACGAAACAATACGGGTATTACTAAAGTCCTCTATAGTAGAGGCTCATTCTGAATTATGCCACCAGATCATCTTCCAGAAGGGTTTTTGAAAGAGTTACAGCGAAAATGTAAAGTAGTGGAGTGTGTATAACCAGTTTTTAGGATCAGTGACACACAACGGGTAGAAATTGTTTTTCACATGCATAAACAGCTGTTTACTATACAGATGGAAAATCAAAATATTCAATCAGAAATAAAATCATTGTTCATTGCTGGGAAACACTGGACATGATTTGCAGGCTCATGTGCAATTCTGTGTGCTATTACAGATTTATTGCATGAAAAATTGTGCTGTACAAAAGTTTGTTTATACTTATAAACAggctgttatttttttccatctcaTTGCATTAGGCTTAACATGCTCTATAAAAATAGATCTTTTTTCAACAAATTGAAGTTCATAGGTGAGAAGATTCATATCTGTGCATACAGATTCACATCTTAGCTACATGGATACTTTAactgaatgtatttttttgctttttgaagaCCCTAAATGGCGAGAACCTGTATTAAGTAGTTTATAAATATTATGAGAACAAGAGAGAAGTAGCTCTTTGTGCTTAGAAATTCTAGGCTTTCTCTTAATTGTTCAAGCTTTTCATCTGTGCTGTCATATTggactcattcattcatgtatgAATAACTTGAAACTATCATGTATTCAGTTTAAGGTGTGGGTGAAACCTGGAACAGAGCAGTCTTTCCTGTATGGGAACCACGTGCTAAAATCTGGTCTTGGCAGAATTACTGAGAACACGATGCAGTATCAGGGAGTTGTGGTTTACTCCATGGCAGATGTGCCTCTGGTAAGTCCTTTAAAGGTTGCTCTTCTTGTCACACTGTTATGGGCAGTATTCACAGTACAACAAAGATACATATTCCTGTTGGTAACACTCATGCTGGAAAACAAAGCACATATTatgcagatgttttgttttcctcagtGCCGTGTATTCACAATAGGGTATTGGATAGATCCACTCATGTACTAAAAAGAGGTTAATACCTGATTAACTCAAGGTTATATGACAAAAGGCACTTATAGGCTGGCTGTTTGTCTTAATCTTCAGGGTTTTGGTGTGGCGGCCAAGTCTACGCAGGAGTGTCGGCGAGTGGACCCCATGTCTATCGTTGTGTTCCACCAGGCTGATGTCGGCGAGTTCATAAGAAATGAGGAAACGTTAACATAAAGATGCAGAAACAAGTGGACTgtcaaactgtttatttttaacagtaacACTCACTCAAAGTCAAAGGTTCAACTTTTAGCTGCTAAACATTTTATAGTGACATGATCTGATCAAAGTTCCTACTTCACGAGCAGCTGTTATACCTGGAACACTTCCCTACAGTCCAGAGGCTAAAACAAACAATCTGTCTATTGACTCACTTCTGCCATTTGCAGAATTTCCTGGTTTGTCCCCTCCCTGTTGTATTAAATGagaagggttttgtttttgtgtgtatgttttttgtAACTTGAATCTTGAAATAAATCCACATCTctgtattatttaaattaaaatctttttttttttttacaaatagttTGTGTGGGAGGAAAAAATTACCTGTAGATCTTAGCTATATGGATATTTTGCAGCTTTCATATCTTTAATTAAAGGTCTGTTCTGCTTTTCCGAGATCATAAGACTGAGTAACATACTGACTTTTAAAGCTATTCCCATCTCTGTATCAATTCAACAAGTGGGTTTGTTATTTAGGGCTGCAGAGATGCTACAATAGTCACTATTACTGCAATTTCTGTTATCCCTTCCTCAAAAAGAAACAATCTTTGACCCACAAACATTCAACAtttacaaaccaaaacaaataaatggagATGGGATAAAATGAAATGGGCTTTGGTGAGTCAGACGATATTTGATTTTTTCATTGTTCTCCACCTGTCCTTCAGGTTGACATTTGTTCGATCTTTGAATTTGTAATATGCCTTTATCTTGCTCCAGTTGCCCTCTCCAAATTTTTTGACCCCGTCTTTTAACTTCTGCGTCTCACTCTCTGTCCATTTCTGCAACACAGTAAAAACATGTCGGTTAGCCATTTGCCACTGTGGGAAgtctaaaaatgacagcattttagATCAAGTTGTAATACCAGTGCAAGTGACTGAACATGCAATGGTTTTGATACAGGAACTTCAATTTGTATGATAGCAACAAAAGGCAAAGCAGCAAATTACTGTGTGATATTGAACAAGAAGTCCTCCCTATGGACTATTCCACACATTTATGTGACAAAGGCATTTAAGTACAAATATCAACAGTAAAGTAATGTGACCAGTTCGCTTTGCAGCATGTTTTGCTATACTTACTCTTTTCCTTTGGCCTGAATTTGAAATGGTGCTCATGTCTAAGCCtttgtgagaagaaaaaaaaataaatacacaaaattaTTTGAACCCCATCATCTAAACTCCATGAATTCAAGTTGAATATTCAATGAACTATTACTTACTTCTCTTTTTGGAGGTAAAATACAATTCTTCGTCGCTCCATACCTCCTTGGTCTCCTTTGCATTATGGTACCGTTGCTTCCTGTGAATAAGAGccagaatgtgtttttgttcGGCAAAATGATTAAGCACAActacaaaagataaaaataattaGGGCTATTAATCAGATATGCTGGGAGGAATActcgtgtgtgtttgcatgtaatCACATATTAAATATTCTCAGCTAATGACTAGTGCATATAAAAAACAATATGAGACATTTACAATTCAAAAATAGTCAACTTTATTCTATATTTGTAGAGtaatgttaaatatttctaaccATAAAAAAGTGAATATGACCCGTAGCTCAAAAATCAGAAATCCATGATTTCAGattgttaaaaacagaaatatccAGTATACTAATTTCATACTGggtttttatttagaaatcaAACACTTGGTTAGGATTTCTTTGCTATGAGTTGCTGCATCAGTGTGGTGTGGCATGGAGGCAATTAGCTTGAGTAACTGCTGAAATGTTATCAAAGCTCAGGTTGCTTTGACAACAGTTTTCAGCTTGTGGGTAGACAGGTGCTAAGTCTTGCTGGAAAAGGAAACCAGCATCTCCAGATGGAAGCACAGACTGGTCTAAAATGTCCTGGTAAGAGCCTGCTTTGTGTACTTTGTGCTTAATAGAACACAGCAGACCAATTGCCACCTGCGCTAGCACATGGCACCCTAAATCATTGACTGGAACTTCACACCTTCAAACCAAAT comes from Astatotilapia calliptera chromosome 1, fAstCal1.2, whole genome shotgun sequence and encodes:
- the cdc42se2 gene encoding CDC42 small effector protein 2, which encodes MTEFWVCFSCCIAEQPQPKRRRRIDRSMIGEPTNFVHTTHVGSGDMGLGLASVDLVQAQMKSKGGYAHTSSEGSQL
- the nip7 gene encoding 60S ribosome subunit biogenesis protein NIP7 homolog, with protein sequence MRPLTEEETKTMFEKLSKYIGENIKLLVDRPDGVYCFRLHHDRVYYMSEKILKLATNFSRDKLMSVGTCFGKFTKTKKFRLHITALDFLAPYAKFKVWVKPGTEQSFLYGNHVLKSGLGRITENTMQYQGVVVYSMADVPLGFGVAAKSTQECRRVDPMSIVVFHQADVGEFIRNEETLT